One segment of Castanea sativa cultivar Marrone di Chiusa Pesio chromosome 3, ASM4071231v1 DNA contains the following:
- the LOC142627197 gene encoding cell division topological specificity factor homolog, chloroplastic yields MAISGDLRVSATLGSYHSHPLRSSLRPSKVEFSGFLNGGSSISDITSKWPSMVLDNHNMRGHSKQIPGATGDYKLSPKSISQAAESFLLDAINMSFLERLNLAWKIVFPSPMSRKNSNARIAKQRLKMILFSDRCAVSDEAKQKIVKNIVQSLSDFVEIESRDKVQLSVSADSDLGTIYSVTVPVRRVKPEYQDLDEAGTITNIEYKDTGDTSGSVDVRFDFFIPDERSY; encoded by the exons atggcGATTTCTGGGGATCTAAGGGTCTCTGCAACACTGGGCTCGTACCATTCACACCCTCTTCGAAGCTCTTTGCGCCCTTCTAAG GTAGAGTTCTCAGGTTTCCTGAATGGAGGATCCAGCATATCTGATATCACATCCAAATGGCCCAGCATGGTACTTGATAACCACAATATGCGTGGTCATTCCAAGCAAATTCCGGGTGCCACTGGAGATTATAAGCTGTCGCCAAAGTCCATCAGCCAAGCAGCTGAGAGCTTCCTCCTTGATGCCATTAACATGAGCTTCCTAGAGCGTTTAAACTTGGCTTGGAAGATAGTGTTCCCATCACCAATGTCTAGGAAGAACTCTAATGCTAGGATTGCCAAGCAGCGCTTGAAGATGATTCTTTTCTCTGACCGATGTGCAGTTAGTGATGAGGCCAAACAAAAGATTGTCAAGAACATTGTGCAGTCTCTATCAGATTTCGTGGAGATAGAATCACGGGATAAAGTTCAGCTGAGTGTCTCTGCTGATTCAGATCTTGGAACCATTTATTCTGTCACAGTGCCAGTGCGGAGAGTGAAACCAGAATATCAAGATTTGGATGAGGCTGGAACAATAACAAATATTGAGTACAAAGATACTGGAGACACATCAGGTTCTGTGGATGTTAGGTTTGATTTCTTTATTCCAGATGAAAGGTCCTACTGA